The Pseudomonas sp. R4-35-07 nucleotide sequence GCCTGATTCCCCCAACCGCCTGGCAGGTGTCCCAAGACTGCGAGAACCAGGTGCTATCCCTGCTTTCGCGCCTAGGCCCAGGCTTTCGCCGCCACGGTAACTGCGCCATCCATGAAAGCGCCATCGTCGAAGAAGGCGCAGTGCTGAAGGGCCCGATTATCATCGGCGAAGGCTCATTCGTGGCAGCGGGTGCATACCTGCGGGGAGGCGTTTATTTGGGCAGCCATTGCATCGTAGGGCCCAGTTGCGAATTGAAAAGCACCTTCATGCTGGATGGCAGCAAGTTGGCGCACTTCAATTTTGTCGGCGACTCACTGATTGGCGAAGGCGTGAATATCGAGGCCGGCGCGATCATCGCCAATTATCGTAACGAACTGAATGGAGCAGCGATCAGGATCCGCCATGCAACCGGCGTGATAGAGACAGGCGTGAACAAATTCGGTGCCTTGGTGGGCGACGGCTGCAAGATTGGCGCAAATGCAGTCATCGCTCCCGGCGCGCTATTGCTCCCCAACAGCCATGTTCCACGCCTGGGGTTGGTTGACCAGTTCGCTTACGATTGAGCTGCAGGCGGCTGAGTGCGTTGAACGGTCAGGCTTTTCAAGCTGGTATCATCCGCGCCCTCCCCCATCAGGCCAACACACATGAACCGCCAGAAAAAACTCAAGCAGCTCTTCAAGGCCAAGGCCAAAAAGGCCAGTGCCAAACTTGCGCCGAAGAGCAAAGATACATACGTCAGCAAGGCGGACCGTTTAAAGCTGGCGGCCGAGACCGGCCAGGAGTCGGTTACGCCCCCTGAGACGCTGGCTGAATAAGGCGCATCGCTGAAGGCGTGCCCGTTTCATATTTGCCCCAGATACGCCGCAGGTGGCGCGCCGAACCAAAGCCTGCGCGTTCGGCGACGGTTTCGATGTCCAGGCTCGACTCCACCAGCAGCTCGCGAGCCACGGCCAGGCGCAGACGGTGCAGGTAATCCAGCGGGCTGATGCCGACATGCTCGTGGAACAGGCGCGCCAGATGGCGGCTGCCGGTGCAGGCCAGGTCCGCCATGCGGGTGACGGTCCAGGCGTCGCAGGGGGCGGCAGCAATGGCGTCTTGTACACGATGGACTGCCGGGTGCAGGTGATTACGTCCGGCTATCCACGGCGATAACTGCGGGTCTGCGCCGCTGCGACGCAGGTACACCACCATGTCCCGTGCGACGGCGCAGGCCAGCCTTGGCCCGGCACGCTCGGCGATCAAGTGCAGCATCATATCGATACCGGCGGTGATCCCGGCGCTGCAACTGACCCGACCATCGGTGACGTACAGCCGGTTTTCCAGGACCCGGGCCTTGGGCGCGAGGGCCTGGAGGGTGGCGCACAGCGTATGGTGCGTGGTGCATTGGCGCCCGTCGAGCAGGCCGGCACGGGCGGCAGTCAGCGCACCGGCGCACACGCA carries:
- a CDS encoding GlxA family transcriptional regulator, with amino-acid sequence MSVPVLFVLLPNVLMLDLAGPAEVLRLAAQADDPAAVDFELQYVSPVESLHSSIGLPLTGLAPLPTRLAPGTLVVLVGSSMKVDKARQQAFESASDSLVQWLQTVFAPSAERLICVCAGALTAARAGLLDGRQCTTHHTLCATLQALAPKARVLENRLYVTDGRVSCSAGITAGIDMMLHLIAERAGPRLACAVARDMVVYLRRSGADPQLSPWIAGRNHLHPAVHRVQDAIAAAPCDAWTVTRMADLACTGSRHLARLFHEHVGISPLDYLHRLRLAVARELLVESSLDIETVAERAGFGSARHLRRIWGKYETGTPSAMRLIQPASQGA
- a CDS encoding DUF2986 domain-containing protein, yielding MNRQKKLKQLFKAKAKKASAKLAPKSKDTYVSKADRLKLAAETGQESVTPPETLAE
- a CDS encoding transferase, which codes for MSSPKISTFITQWPSLGLIPPTAWQVSQDCENQVLSLLSRLGPGFRRHGNCAIHESAIVEEGAVLKGPIIIGEGSFVAAGAYLRGGVYLGSHCIVGPSCELKSTFMLDGSKLAHFNFVGDSLIGEGVNIEAGAIIANYRNELNGAAIRIRHATGVIETGVNKFGALVGDGCKIGANAVIAPGALLLPNSHVPRLGLVDQFAYD